One segment of Tetrapisispora phaffii CBS 4417 chromosome 1, complete genome DNA contains the following:
- the RBK1 gene encoding putative ribokinase (similar to Saccharomyces cerevisiae RBK1 (YCR036W); ancestral locus Anc_1.138): MGITVVGSLNYDLVTYTNRVPNAGETIRADIFETHTGGKGLNQAIAISKLRQEGSNYLVRMVGNVGQDSFGTELIDILEKNDVDCSNVGRIADVKTGIATILVEKEKGQNRILITEGANGKTIFTDSQMNQIFKVEQANDCEFVVFQHEIPDPCSIMKWLKKHRPNHQIIFNPSPFQPLQKEDWSLIDILIVNEIEAMQIVESIYSKEEAERFAEKIKKDFIDGYKVLCQKFQQSIVNTSDNSLGAVIITLGSEGVLFLSKDHVTVGYYPACSNIEVIDTTGAGDTFLGAVVTQLYQSISLEQAMKFATTASSITIQHKGAAESIPLYNDVLKNIEY; the protein is encoded by the coding sequence atggGTATTACCGTAGTCGGTTCATTGAACTATGATTTAGTAACCTACACAAACAGAGTACCTAATGCGGGAGAAACTATCAGAGctgatatatttgaaacTCATACTGGAGGGAAAGGTTTGAACCAAGCAATTGcaatttcgaaattaaGACAAGAAGGTTCAAATTATTTGGTAAGAATGGTAGGTAATGTGGGGCAAGACAGCTTTGGAACTGAGCTAATAGATATActagaaaaaaatgatgttGATTGTAGCAATGTTGGAAGAATAGCAGATGTCAAAACAGGAATTGCTACCATTCTagttgaaaaagaaaaaggCCAAAATAGAATTCTGATAACAGAAGGTGCGAACGGGAAAACCATTTTCACTGATAGTCAGATGAATCAAATCTTTAAGGTTGAACAAGCAAACGACTGTGAATTTGTGGTATTTCAACATGAAATCCCAGATCCATGTTCCATAATGAAATGGCTCAAGAAGCATCGCCCAAAccatcaaataatattcaatccTTCTCCATTTCAACCATTACAAAAGGAAGATTGGTCTCTGATTGATATTCTTAtagttaatgaaattgaagCTATGCAAATTGTAGAATCAATATATTCCAAAGAAGAAGCTGAACGTTTTGCagaaaaaatcaaaaaagattttattGATGGTTACAAGGTTTTATGCCAAAAGTTTCAACAATCTATTGTAAATACTAGTGATAATTCATTGGGTGCTGTCATCATAACTTTGGGATCTGAAGGTGtcttatttttatcaaaagatCATGTAACTGTTGGCTATTATCCAGCTTGTAGTAATATAGAAGTCATTGATACAACAGGAGCTGGTGATACCTTTTTAGGAGCAGTAGTTACTCAGTTATATCAAAGTATATCTCTTGAACAAGCAATGAAATTTGCAACGACTGCTAGTTCAATCACCATTCAGCATAAAGGTGCTGCAGAGAGTATCCCATTGTATAATGAcgttttaaaaaatatcgaaTATTAG
- the UBP6 gene encoding ubiquitin-specific protease UBP6 (similar to Saccharomyces cerevisiae UBP6 (YFR010W); ancestral locus Anc_1.369), with amino-acid sequence MSSNKLNFNIKHSGKLYPIFINNDTTLGELKTEVEKLTMVPHSRQKYMVKGSLTDDTINNLSTIFKQGSTVMLLGTPDADLISKPKKQSSFIEDLAPDQQMQKLNDLPIGFQNMGNTCYMNSTLQALFRVDVLKDMILNYKTEGNNISPEDELHHKIVIELKKCFETLDGKKFKAVMPVVLLSVLRKCYPQFAERDSQSGFYKQQDAEELFTQLFQTLKIVFGDKFNNNFEIEFRTTIKDTANENDVTVKENETDSKLQCHISGITNFMKNGLLESLHETIEKRSDITGVNSTYSVDKEITKLPKYLTVQYVRFFWKRSTNKKSKILRKVQFPFQLDVSDLLTPEYAQEKIKVREELRVVEKDKLNDEREIKRCKLNGDSLFDDADTSTEATAMTPKEKQEMETALIKSRKEHWLEEYKKRFPKDLQAGENPSCVYDLIGIITHQGANSESGHYQSFIRDENDEDKWYKFNDDKVSEYEKDKIEQLAGGGESDSALILIYKGMGL; translated from the exons ATGAGTtccaataaattaaatt TCAACATTAAACATTCTGGTAAACTATATCCTATCTTTATCAACAATGACACTACTCTTGGTGAACTAAAGACAGAAGTGGAAAAACTGACTATGGTTCCACACTCCCGTCAGAAGTACATGGTTAAAGGTAGCTTAACTGACGAtactattaataatttatcgACTATATTCAAACAAGGATCTACTGTTATGCTGTTGGGAACTCCAGATGCCGATCTGATTTCTAAACCAAAAAAACAAAGCAGTTTTATTGAAGATTTAGCTCCAGATCAACAAATGCAAAAACTAAATGATTTGCCAATTGGTTTCCAAAACATGGGTAATACTTGCTACATGAATTCCACTTTACAAGCATTGTTTCGTGTAGATGTGTTAAAAgatatgattttaaattacaAAACTGAGGGTAACAACATCAGTCCTGAAGATGAATTACATCATAAGATTGTTATTGAATTAAAGAAGTGTTTTGAAACTTTAGATGgcaaaaaatttaaagcaGTCATGCCTGTTGTGTTATTAAGTGTCTTGAGAAAATGCTATCCTCAATTTGCTGAGCGTGATTCCCAAAGTGGATTTTATAAGCAACAAGATGcagaagaattatttacacaattatttcaaactttaaaaattgtcTTTGGTgacaaatttaataataactttgaaattgaattcaGGACAACAATCAAAGACACTGCTAACGAAAATGACGTTACTGTTAAGGAAAATGAAACGGATTCAAAATTGCAATGCCATATTAGCGGTATAACCAATTTCATGAAGAATGGATTATTAGAATCATTACATGAAACGATTGAAAAGAGATCTGATATAACTGGTGTGAACTCTACTTATTCTgttgataaagaaattacCAAATTgccaaaatatttaacagTTCAATATGTTAGATTTTTCTGGAAAAGATCTACCAACAAAAAATCTAAGATTTTACGTAAAGTTCAATTTCCATTTCAACTAGATGTTTCTGATTTATTAACACCAGAATATGCTCAAGAAAAGATCAAAGTTCGCGAAGAATTAAGAGTAGTTGAAAAAGACAAACTGAATGATGAAagagaaattaaaagatgtAAATTAAATGGTGATAGTTTATTCGATGATGCCGATACTAGCACAGAGGCAACTGCCATGACTCCAAAAGAGAAACAAGAAATGGAAACCGCATTAATAAAAAGCCGTAAAGAACATTGGTTAGAAGAATATAAGAAACGTTTCCCTAAAGATTTACAAGCAGGTGAGAATCCATCGTGTGTTTACGATTTAATAGGTATCATAACACATCAAGGTGCCAATAGTGAGAGTGGACATTATCAATCATTTATCAgagatgaaaatgatgaagataaatgGTATAAGTTCAATGATGATAAAGTTAGTGAGTAcgaaaaagataaaatcGAGCAATTGGCCGGTGGTGGTGAAAGTGACAGTGCTttaattctaatttatAAAGGTATGGGTTTGTGA
- the TPHA0A02520 gene encoding uncharacterized protein (similar to Saccharomyces cerevisiae YFR012W and YOL019W; ancestral locus Anc_1.371), whose amino-acid sequence MADNKSAASLWFSIVSLFHFISMAFLIICCLTAPVFKQIGLSKYNDYTYGVFGYCDSINDSCSKAAAVYDPTTITESSDNWRVRSTIRHNIRNILIVTPIAAGLNFFTFIIATVFLTLILINDRRTNFLMLLGHLFFSFISFAATALGCIITFLLFFPNMTWCSWLLIPAAALPLIAMPLTFLAHSYSRVPSYDNNSDDADSYDAELIRVMDKEDDFQLNNKSNGNFVLPDFNQTEKMTHSNSTLLDNSTASLSTKDLNNITEKQITNNEQDEENDVLDSNDPNFAYSAINSDRLASNHGSIKSKGSKFKIANTGKDENNPINKMYTLSTSSEGSFNINDRQIDAESDSGLTSVSQRGVNPHYVQYQQQQQRQQLHQRQQGLQYHNNNQINNMNMQPFNQPQVPQQRPMNNQMPRNLQYNQPNPQNQRYQMQSHYTPPLYQQQKQYNVPINNAPPPPGAQFSSNRYKPAYKSQMGRNNIPGASSMTSPYGFR is encoded by the coding sequence ATGGCAGATAATAAGTCTGCTGCCTCATTATGGTTCTCCATAGTGTCattatttcatttcatTTCCATGGCGTTTCTAATAATCTGTTGTCTGACCGCTCCCGTATTTAAACAGATCGgtttatcaaaatataatgattatACATATGGTGTCTTTGGATACTGTGATAGCATCAATGATTCATGCTCAAAGGCTGCTGCCGTTTATGATCCGACAACAATTACAGAAAGTTCAGATAATTGGAGAGTACGCTCCACGATAAGACACAATATTCGTAACATTCTAATAGTGACACCAATTGCTGCAGGCTTAAATTTCTTTACTTTCATCATCGCAACTGTTTTCCTAACACTTATATTGATCAATGACAGGAGGACAAATTTCTTAATGCTGTTAGGTCATCTattcttttcatttattagTTTCGCAGCCACTGCACTAGGATGCATTATCACGTTTTTATTGTTCTTTCCAAATATGACTTGGTGTTCATGGTTATTAATTCCAGCTGCTGCTTTGCCTTTGATTGCGATGCCATTGACTTTTTTAGCACATTCTTACAGTCGCGTACCTTCTTACGATAATAACTCTGATGATGCTGATAGTTATGATGCTGAATTAATTAGAGTAATGGATAAAGAAGACGACTTccaattaaataataagtCAAATGGAAATTTCGTGTTGCCAGATTTTAACCAGACTGAAAAAATGACACACTCAAATTCTACACTATTGGACAACTCTACAGCATCATTATCTACTAAAGATCTTAACAATATAAcagaaaaacaaattacaaataatgAACAAGACGAGGAGAATGATGTCTTAGACTCTAATGATCCAAATTTTGCATACTCAGCTATCAATTCTGATAGATTAGCAAGTAATCACGGCTCAATTAAATCTAAAGGCagcaaattcaaaatagCTAATACTGGTAAAGATGAGAATAAtccaataaataaaatgtacACATTATCAACTAGTTCAGAAGgttcatttaatataaatgatcGCCAAATTGACGCTGAAAGTGATTCAGGTTTAACGTCAGTTTCACAAAGAGGAGTGAATCCACATTACGTTCAATAtcaacagcaacaacagcGACAACAGCTTCACCAAAGACAACAGGGGCTACAATATCACAATAATAAccaaataaacaatatgaATATGCAACCATTTAATCAACCTCAAGTGCCTCAGCAGAGACCAATGAACAATCAAATGCCAAGAAATTTGCAATACAATCAACCAAATCCACAAAATCAACGTTACCAAATGCAGAGTCACTACACACCACCACTATACcaacaacaaaaacaatataatgTACCAATAAATAATGCACCACCACCACCAGGTGCCCAATTTTCATCAAATCGTTATAAACCAGCTTATAAATCACAAATGGGTAGAAATAACATACCCGGTGCATCTTCTATGACTAGCCCTTATGgatttagataa
- the TLG2 gene encoding t-SNARE syntaxin TLG2 (similar to Saccharomyces cerevisiae TLG2 (YOL018C); ancestral locus Anc_1.372), translated as MFRERTNLYLSYRRTFPHFNRVSTISDEEFEIYSDGSEADDDSGGNTEHHALLDIEANPRAHKKRNRNYIPKFILMTDDIDSNIQQIEKLMQKLSKLYKKNSLPGFEDKSHDEDEIEEISFDITKYFQKCYNVIKTLSHIYSEQKYKGKQLKVDELMIVDNLQKKYALKIQSGSNKFRVLQNSYLKFLNKDDLKPIIPKITLNSSFLLTLEEEENIDTTDTPGDIESYSRQTLQKQQKNESSQQFLNQRDEEIKKLAKGVLEVSTIFREMQNLIIDQGTIVDRIDYNLENTVIELKQADKEINKAVTYQKNTQKCKIILLLSLCVLALFLFIMLRPHGGKTRIIEKPVPALPTKPTPVSITDKPNAVQIENSNNGEVLNLVNYVDENDLVDVMSPFS; from the coding sequence ATGTTTAGAGAGAGAACAAATCTATATCTCTCTTATCGTAGAACTTTTCCTCATTTTAATCGAGTTTCAACTATAAGTGATGAAGagtttgaaatatatagCGATGGCTCTGAAGCTGATGATGATTCTGGGGGAAATACAGAACATCATGCATTACTTGATATTGAAGCTAACCCCAGAGCACATAAAAAGAGAAATAGAAATTACATTCctaaatttatattaatgacTGATGACATTGATTCCAATATACAGCAAATCGAAAAATTGATGCAAAAATTGAGTAAATTGTATAAAAAGAATTCGTTGCCTGgttttgaagataaaagtcatgatgaagatgagaTAGAAGAAATTAGTTTTGatataacaaaatattttcaaaaatgcTATAATGTAATAAAAACATTGTCTCACATATACAGTGAACAAAAATACAAGGGtaaacaattaaaagtaGATGAGTTAATGATTGTTGATAAtttgcaaaaaaaatatgccTTGAAAATACAATCAGGTAGTAATAAGTTTAGAGTTTTACAGAACTCTTATTTGaagtttttaaataaagatgatCTAAAACCAATTATACCAAAAATCACCCTAAATTCTTCATTTCTTTTGACgttagaagaagaagagaatATTGATACAACAGATACACCCGGAGATATTGAATCATATTCAAGGCAAACTTTACAGAAGcaacaaaaaaatgaatcgtctcaacaatttttgaatcaaaGAGATGAGGAAATCAAGAAACTAGCAAAGGGTGTTTTAGAAGTAAGTACAATTTTTAGAGAGATGCAGAATCTAATTATTGATCAAGGTACTATTGTTGATAGAATTGACTACAACTTAGAGAATACagtaattgaattaaaacaagcagataaagaaataaataaagcaGTAActtatcaaaaaaacaCTCAAAAGTGtaagataatattattgttgtcaCTTTGTGTTTTAGcattattcttatttattatgttAAGACCTCACGGTGGTAAAAcaagaattattgaaaaaccGGTTCCAGCACTTCCGACAAAACCAACTCCAGTAAGTATAACAGATAAGCCTAATGCTGttcaaattgaaaattcaaaCAATGGTGAAGTATTGAATTTAGTCAATTATGTAGATGAAAATGATCTAGTGGATGTCATGAGCCCTTTTTCTTGA
- the UBP12 gene encoding putative ubiquitin-specific protease UBP12 (similar to Saccharomyces cerevisiae UBP12 (YJL197W); ancestral locus Anc_1.137) yields MLHDTSQVSVNKNDNKTKDALGNSDDSVSDLSHEFALLNDNKEAANFDIIEDNNILIPMENTIETEGQMRTDSMSPTNSNLNDTIGNSDDKKNNDNSSSSSSADDDDDDNDGDDDNNNIVTNEDYEYDDTMDKQREMITELLKNNEEQAKEGDKVYIIPQFWYNTFMNPDLKDSTQLEPINTKIISKDYDNFVLNDYDICPYIALPENVFNKLMEWYGLDEVSQPIMTYLIKDEESNTLVPEYNKCIFRLHYLTMNLSQNKFQSTHYKNTNYKNNVVYLSLSRLSSLKDLMSKLLNSFFSIESELNIDKTDFKLWLVKDSEENQQDSVLNFSYRIDPLQFALLSNISRITIDTADKILKDINMFSGDIVIEIKHSNCNYHWLSNYFHYNPIQNGVGNVGLNNLGNTCYMNSALQCLAHIPPIRDYFKFGAYKNEINLDNPLGFQGNIANAFSALVQNLYKNQFIPSASYAPSQFKLTIGHYNQMFSGYFQQDSQEFLAFLLDGLHEDLNRIKDKPYVEKPSLADGSDVNDYNIIARLAADTLEAHLKRNDSIIIDLFVGLYKSTLKCPVCNHVSITFDPYCDLTLPIPVESVWNFKVKIFPQNSPPCIMEVELKKTSTYQELKEYVSNIVNIAFDSLYGCEIYNHQVFNYFESLTSSSRYLPIKELISDLDDIIFYELIVDPDKHMVFPVLNTLIDGTYKSPMLFGVPFFIVLRKEDLNNPGAIRKSLEISFSKLSGGFGSFPILLSKQFDPVTDGNFIKEKYDLNLDEVKDIYQYSNTSDKPTDCYFKIKIMDITNDKKCSNKVVSVLREEEDSKDVVDSLPEVWIPSPHINVSKSVDITSLLDPVVNDVYDLYSLTHDTNDTDEPSETMSEASLSPTFESNLYTTASKDSSYPTPKEGGSIEKALLLDSNKLIICEWNESSMREVFDFNPELNWEKPALIKNVELEKTRELGQDKEEKNITLEDSLNLFERAEVLGINDSWYCPKCKHHRQASKQIQLWSTPDILTIHLKRFETQGSFSDKIDDVVDFPINGLDLSKHILDKSTSQLNIYDLIAVDNHYGGLGGGHYTAYIKNLIDNKWYYFDDSRVSETVPERSVAGSAYLLFYMRRTSDGNVGGEKLNAAIRKGREEWEAQYTAFQAKQNEIYSINKTDDDLSSEEESDNENIQNDDDSNARDDKRNDMSIKVVNSGSMPLEQTKLRDYNIKSLEVGSNKSFDDNVSKIDVIENNSGRRKLRLLKKNYTSTEQIPSSPIKNSSSPNTYSELAKPSSSSHTESGSECTTDEVD; encoded by the coding sequence ATGTTGCATGATACGAGCCAAGTTTCAGTGAACAAAAATGACAATAAAACCAAAGATGCGTTAGGTAATTCTGACGATTCTGTATCTGATTTAAGTCACGAATTTGCATTATTAAACGATAATAAAGAAGCAgcaaattttgatataatagAAGATAACAATATACTGATTCCAATGGAAAATACAATTGAAACTGAAGGTCAGATGAGAACAGATAGCATGTCACCAACAAACAGTAACCTAAATGATACCATTGGCAACTCTGAtgataaaaagaataatgaCAACAGCAGCAGTAGTAGCAGTGCTGACGATGACGATGACGATAACGAtggtgatgatgataataataatattgttactAATGAAGATTATGAATATGATGACACAATGGATAAGCAAAGAGAGATGATCACAGAATTGTTAAAGAATAATGAAGAACAAGCAAAAGAAGGTGACAAAGTCTATATTATTCCTCAATTCTGGTATAATACATTTATGAATCCAGATCTCAAAGATTCAACACAATTAGAGCCTATAAATACCAAAATCATTTCAAAAGATTACGATAATTTTGTCTTAAACGATTATGATATTTGTCCATACATTGCTCTCCCAGAAAATGTTTTCAACAAGCTTATGGAATGGTACGGACTAGATGAAGTCTCTCAACCAATTATGACttatttgataaaagaTGAAGAGTCTAACACCTTGGTACCAGAGTACAATAAATGCATATTTAGACTCCATTATCTAACGATGAATCTTtctcaaaataaattcCAATCTACGcattataaaaatacaaattataAGAACAATgttgtttatttatcattatcacGGTTGTCTTCTTTAAAAGATCTTATGTCAAAACTTCTGAATAGTTTCTTTTCCATTGAATCGGAATTGAACATAGACAAGACAGATTTCAAGTTATGGTTAGTTAAAGATTCAGAAGAAAATCAACAGGATAGCGTATTAAATTTTAGCTACAGAATCGATCCATTGCAATTTGCTTtgttatcaaatatatcaagAATCACCATTGACACCGCAGACAAAATCCTAAAggatataaatatgttttcTGGGGATATTGTGATAGAGATTAAACATTCAAATTGTAACTATCATTGGCTATCTAACTATTTTCACTATAATCCGATTCAAAATGGAGTTGGTAATGTTGGTTTAAATAACTTAGGTAATACCTGCTATATGAATTCTGCTTTACAATGCCTGGCTCATATTCCACCAATACGAGACTATTTTAAATTCGGTGcttataaaaatgaaataaaccTAGATAATCCATTAGGATTTCAAGGGAATATTGCAAATGCATTTTCTGCATTGGtacaaaatttatataaaaatcaatttattcCATCGGCTTCATACGCACCTTCTCAATTTAAACTAACAATTGGACATTATAATCAAATGTTTTCTGGCTACTTCCAACAGGATTCTCAGGAATTTTTAGCTTTTTTATTAGACGGACTCCatgaagatttaaataGAATAAAAGATAAACCATATGTTGAGAAGCCATCTCTTGCTGATGGTAGTGATGTtaatgattataatatcATAGCCAGATTAGCAGCAGATACATTAGAAGCACATTTGAAAAGAAACGATTCAAtaattattgatttatttgtgggtttatataaatcaacTTTAAAATGCCCCGTTTGCAATCATGTGTCTATTACATTTGATCCATATTGTGATTTGACGTTGCCTATTCCAGTTGAATCTGTGTGGAATTTCAAAGTAAAAATTTTCCCTCAAAATTCACCTCCATGTATCATGGAAGTTGAACTTAAAAAGACAAGTACATATCAAGAACTGAAAGAATATGtatcaaatattgttaaCATAGCTTTCGATAGTCTGTATGGATGTGAAATTTACAACCACCAAGTCTTTAATTACTTTGAATCACTGACATCTAGTTCCAGATATTTACCTATTAAAGAGCTTATTTCTGATCTTGATGATATTATATTCTATGAACTCATTGTAGATCCTGATAAGCACATGGTCTTTCCTGTTTTAAATACGCTCATTGATGGAACATATAAATCACCAATGCTATTTGGTGTTCCTTTCTTTATAGTGTTGCGAaaagaagatttaaataacCCTGGCGCCATCAGAAAGTCACttgaaatatcattttctaaacTGAGTGGTGGATTTGGAAGCTTTCCTATTTTACTTTCTAAACAGTTTGACCCAGTGACAGATGGTAATTTCATTAAGGAAAAATATGACTTAAATTTAGATGAGgttaaagatatttatcaatattccAATACGAGCGACAAACCTACTGATTgctattttaaaataaaaattatggATATCACAAATGACAAAAAATGTTCTAATAAGGTAGTTTCAGTGTTAAGAGAAGAAGAGGATTCAAAAGATGTAGTTGATTCATTACCTGAAGTATGGATACCGTCACCCCATATTAACGTAAGCAAATCGGTCGATATTACATCATTATTAGACCCAGTTGTGAATGATGTGTACGACCTATATTCTCTGACTCACGATACAAATGATACGGATGAGCCATCTGAAACCATGAGTGAGGCAAGCTTGAGTCCAACTTTTGAATCTAACTTATACACAACTGCCTCTAAGGATTCATCTTATCCTACACCCAAAGAAGGTGGCTCGATTGAAAAGGCTCTGTTATTAGATTCGAATAAGCTTATTATATGTGAATGGAATGAAAGTAGCATGCGTGAAGTGTTTGATTTCAATCCAGAGTTAAATTGGGAAAAACCAGCACTGATTAAAAATGTGGAGTTGGAGAAGACAAGAGAATTGGGCCAGGAcaaagaagagaaaaatattacttTAGAAGATTCTCTAAATCTATTTGAAAGAGCAGAAGTCTTAGGTATAAATGACTCATGGTATTGTCCAAAGTGTAAGCACCACAGACAGGCCTCAAAACAGATTCAATTATGGTCAACTCCAGATATTTTGACAATTCATCTGAAAAGGTTTGAAACACAAGGATCATTCAGTGACAAAATTGATGATGTAGTTGATTTCCCAATAAATGGATTAGATTTATCAAAACATATTCTTGATAAATCTACTTCACAActgaatatatatgatcTAATCGCAGTTGATAATCACTATGGTGGATTAGGGGGAGGGCATTACACAGCATacataaaaaatttgattgaCAACAAATGGtattattttgatgatTCCCGTGTTTCTGAGACAGTTCCTGAAAGAAGTGTTGCAGGTTCAGcatatttattgttttatatgCGTCGAACATCGGATGGTAATGTAGGCggtgaaaaattgaatgcTGCTATTAGGAAAGGTCGTGAAGAATGGGAAGCTCAATATACAGCATTTCAAGCCaaacaaaatgaaatatattccATTAACAAAACAGATGATGATCTATCTtcagaagaagaatcagataatgaaaatatacaaaatgACGATGACTCTAACGCTAGAGACGATAAAAGAAATGATATGTCAATAAAAGTAGTCAACTCTGGTAGTATGCCATTGGAACAAACAAAGCTAAGGgattataatatcaaaagtCTTGAAGTGGGATCAAACAAGAGCTTCGATGATAATGTAAGCAAGATAGatgttattgaaaataactCTGGGAGACGTAAATTACGTTTACTTAAGAAAAATTACACTTCAACAGAACAAATTCCGAGTTCTCCTATTAAGAACTCTTCTTCGCCAAATACATATAGTGAACTAGCTAAACCTTCATCAAGCAGTCATACAGAGTCGGGCTCCGAATGTACTACCGACGAAGTAGATTAA
- the TPHA0A02560 gene encoding uncharacterized protein (similar to Saccharomyces cerevisiae RRP43 (YCR035C); ancestral locus Anc_1.139), which yields MTENSIVNIAPLSFPADIISKISPELSLQRYLSTSIRPNLRSFEEFRDVHIEKDKISHYAQSLGSSGNVTDPNNEILGCNVLKSGETVIVTSITGGVVEDMETVSEFEESILEISNEDDDTKRKTISHYASVFPSVLIESGRNKHFPSDEEIVIAQKLHSNILHSGLISKQALKVSCGVRSVDVDGSISIVYPDESDTENKDLFSNISNKKKWSYVLYAKIAVFGRNGPVFDLCWNSLIYALRSTKLPRVFVDERASDLKMTVRTRGKSLTVREAYEVLSDPYRFLPLNISSSDISYASNFGIINLDPEAQLITETEGENMDITEPSSVLLADIDTEIEEKNVRSTISIISNGKGDFKSFTVVGGNVKITSDIIKSAIKLSKERSLDLSKKEV from the coding sequence ATGACTGAAAATTCAATAGTTAACATTGCACCTCTGTCGTTCCCGGCTGATataatttcaaagattTCTCCTGAGTTATCACTTCAGAGGTACTTATCTACATCCATTAGACCAAACCTACGTtcatttgaagaattcaGAGATGTACACATTGAGAAAGATAAAATCTCACATTATGCTCAAAGTTTAGGGTCTTCTGGAAATGTTACAGATCCAAATAATGAGATACTAGGGTGCAATGTTTTGAAAAGTGGAGAAACTGTAATTGTTACTAGTATAACTGGAGGTGTTGTTGAAGATATGGAGACTGTTTctgaatttgaagaaagtattttggaaatttcaaatgaagatgatgatacaAAGAGAAAAACCATATCACATTACGCTTCGGTATTTCCTTCTGTTTTAATAGAATCCGGTAGAAATAAACATTTTCCATCCGATGAAGAAATAGTCATTGCTCAAAAATTACATTCCAATATACTACATTCCGGTTTAATATCGAAGCAAGCGCTGAAGGTTTCTTGTGGTGTTCGTTCTGTCGATGTGGATGGATCTATATCTATCGTATACCCTGATGAGAGTGATACAGAGAACAAAGACTTATTTAGTAATATAtccaataaaaaaaaatggtCATACGTTTTATATGCGAAGATTGCAGTGTTTGGAAGAAATGGGCCCGTATTTGACCTTTGTTGGAATTCGTTAATTTATGCGTTGAGATCAACCAAACTGCCAAGAGTATTCGTTGATGAAAGAGCTTCTGACCTTAAAATGACTGTCAGAACTAGAGGGAAGAGTTTGACTGTCAGAGAAGCTTATGAAGTTTTATCAGATCCATACAGATTTTTACCATTAAACATTTCTTCATCTGATATAAGCTATGCTTCGAATTTTGGTATAATCAATTTGGATCCGGAAGCCCAACTCATTACCGAAACAGAGGGTGAAAATATGGATATTACTGAACCATCATCTGTTTTGTTAGCTGACATAGATACAGagattgaagaaaaaaatgtacgatcaacaatttcaattatttctaATGGGAAAGGTGATTTTAAGAGCTTCACTGTAGTTGGAGGGAACGTAAAAATTACAAGTGATATCATTAAATCTGCAATTAAGTtatcaaaagaaagatCATTAGATTTAAGCAAAAAAGAAGTGTGA